The Candidatus Paracaedibacteraceae bacterium genome has a segment encoding these proteins:
- a CDS encoding cyclase family protein — protein sequence MVFPYKLIDLTHTLNSNIPTWNGHCGFNHDLHLDYADCKGDDKFRVMKLSMHAGIGTHMDAPSHCISGGLNIHDFDVNDLVFPCVMIDISDKCHERYSLSIQDVMDFEGTYGSITKGSCVMIHTGWSRFWDEPSKYHNNYMFPSISEEAAKLLLDRGVNALGIDTLSSDRPEDSFKVHQAFLGAGKILIENVANLDQVPPTGCYVMALPIKIQDGTEAPIRLVGLVEKENYQKFLKQSIETLDETIYDDEHEIPKFIALIDSYLDLVTKLRWENPKHNFPELGKTLLPLKAFLYNTDYAKIKVSSKHSEDDSKGIDAIVYNTILDEVGISIQISYATEGQQEHLLYTALKGSNQVAMSAIGKMFSEEKHMKKDLHNKHPELKKTSREEDFKYAQAFGLSKEEALINEYYKKIRLHDGREMYQERTIAKDIKYIIDSISDLIVSTISKKQEKEKTYNILLIAFSDGIINRSESQLLYNALRSKLEHKNKSEIYVAGISRQDVSKCIFIKI from the coding sequence ATGGTATTCCCATATAAACTTATAGATTTAACACATACACTCAATAGTAACATCCCCACTTGGAATGGCCATTGTGGGTTTAATCATGATCTACACCTCGATTATGCCGATTGCAAAGGCGACGATAAATTTCGCGTCATGAAACTAAGTATGCACGCAGGGATTGGCACCCATATGGACGCACCGAGCCACTGTATTTCTGGCGGACTGAACATTCATGACTTTGATGTCAATGATTTAGTTTTTCCCTGTGTCATGATTGATATTTCCGATAAATGCCATGAACGTTATAGCCTGAGTATACAAGACGTGATGGATTTTGAAGGTACGTATGGATCTATTACAAAAGGTTCGTGTGTGATGATTCATACTGGATGGAGCAGATTTTGGGACGAGCCGTCAAAGTATCATAATAACTATATGTTTCCATCTATTTCTGAAGAAGCCGCAAAATTACTACTGGACCGAGGCGTCAATGCGTTAGGAATCGACACACTGTCATCCGATCGCCCAGAGGATAGTTTTAAGGTGCATCAAGCCTTTTTAGGTGCAGGGAAAATCCTGATTGAAAATGTCGCCAATTTAGACCAGGTCCCCCCAACAGGTTGTTATGTTATGGCACTTCCTATTAAAATACAAGATGGCACAGAGGCCCCCATACGGTTGGTTGGGTTAGTTGAGAAAGAGAATTACCAAAAATTTCTCAAGCAGTCTATCGAAACACTAGATGAAACTATCTATGATGATGAACACGAAATTCCCAAATTTATTGCTTTGATAGATTCATATCTAGATCTAGTCACAAAACTGAGATGGGAAAATCCAAAACATAATTTTCCTGAGTTAGGCAAAACATTGTTACCATTAAAAGCGTTTTTATATAACACTGACTACGCAAAAATAAAAGTTTCTTCTAAACATAGTGAAGATGATTCCAAGGGTATTGATGCAATAGTTTACAATACAATCTTAGATGAGGTGGGTATATCTATTCAAATTAGCTATGCTACAGAGGGTCAGCAAGAACATCTACTATACACAGCGTTAAAAGGATCAAACCAAGTTGCTATGTCAGCAATAGGCAAAATGTTTAGTGAAGAAAAACATATGAAAAAAGATTTACATAACAAACATCCTGAACTTAAAAAGACATCTCGAGAAGAAGATTTTAAGTATGCTCAGGCATTTGGACTGAGCAAAGAAGAAGCCCTTATCAACGAGTATTATAAAAAAATTAGACTACATGATGGCCGTGAAATGTATCAAGAACGAACAATAGCAAAAGATATTAAATATATAATTGACAGCATAAGCGATCTAATAGTATCGACAATTTCAAAAAAGCAAGAGAAGGAAAAAACATACAATATTCTTTTAATTGCCTTTAGTGACGGCATTATAAATAGATCTGAATCTCAATTACTATATAACGCGCTGAGATCTAAGTTAGAACATAAAAATAAAAGCGAAATCTACGTAGCAGGCATATCTAGACAGGATGTAAGCAAATGTATTTTTATTAAGATCTGA
- a CDS encoding ABC transporter ATP-binding protein: MNYSLPKTLFSFIWHFLKPHKFIVAISVLCSIAAGFWGPFNNILIKEVINLLPSVTNGDISILIIPTSLVVLNFVIFDNVTWRSINYVWAKFVPVIQNKIIAQMLDHALSHSHEFYQTRLSGKLSKQITNLVDGITQIITFSSANFLRGTSLLVMAFIAAYFVNPIFCLILVAWFMFFAVFSIFMSKRLVILSDKLSENESVVVGELVDSLSNHNNVRIFSRKSFENVRLLPFLGRQQQAYTQTYLYSMVLACIQGGLIAVMMGFSTFFLVRFYGKGLITVGDFALILGLSMETGHMMWFTMSQVDEFNQAVGRCKQSLLSLMLPLEIQDKPNARDLICTEGRITFDKVKFHYKPSSHEASACSGTDPLFQNKSIEIPAGQKVGLVGYSGGGKSTFVNLILRLYDVTDGAILIDGQDIRDVTQDSLRENIGMIPQDPSLFHRSLMENIRYGRIDATDEDVIDAAKKAHAHEFIEKLPQGYGSLVGERGVKLSGGQRQRIAIARAILKNAPILILDEATSQLDSVTENLIQRSLLQLMNSHNKALGKDGKTTLVIAHRLSTLLHMDRILVFDKGKIVEDGTHTELLGHGGLYRNLWDAQVGGFLGDKL, translated from the coding sequence ATGAATTACTCGTTACCTAAAACACTCTTTTCATTTATATGGCATTTTCTAAAGCCACATAAATTTATTGTTGCCATTAGTGTATTGTGTAGTATAGCCGCCGGTTTTTGGGGCCCATTTAATAACATACTTATCAAAGAAGTAATTAATTTACTTCCGTCTGTAACAAACGGGGATATTTCAATCTTAATCATCCCTACAAGCTTAGTCGTTTTGAATTTTGTCATTTTTGATAATGTGACTTGGCGAAGCATTAACTATGTTTGGGCAAAATTTGTTCCGGTCATACAGAATAAAATTATCGCGCAAATGTTGGATCATGCGTTATCGCATTCTCATGAGTTCTATCAAACTCGATTGTCCGGTAAACTTTCCAAGCAAATTACCAATTTAGTTGATGGGATTACTCAAATTATAACATTTAGTTCAGCAAATTTCTTGCGTGGAACCTCTTTGTTAGTTATGGCCTTTATTGCTGCTTATTTTGTTAATCCAATATTTTGCCTTATACTTGTTGCTTGGTTTATGTTTTTTGCGGTGTTTAGCATATTTATGTCCAAAAGACTGGTCATATTGTCTGATAAACTATCTGAGAATGAATCCGTCGTTGTCGGTGAACTGGTTGATTCACTCTCGAACCATAATAATGTTCGGATTTTTTCACGCAAATCTTTTGAGAATGTGCGACTACTCCCTTTTTTGGGGCGACAGCAACAAGCCTATACGCAGACTTATTTATACTCGATGGTTCTTGCCTGTATTCAAGGCGGTCTCATTGCCGTTATGATGGGTTTTTCAACCTTCTTCTTAGTTCGTTTTTATGGAAAAGGGCTGATCACAGTCGGTGATTTTGCCTTGATCTTAGGGCTTTCGATGGAAACAGGCCATATGATGTGGTTTACGATGTCGCAAGTTGATGAATTTAATCAGGCTGTCGGTCGGTGTAAACAGAGCTTACTGTCTCTCATGCTGCCGCTGGAGATACAGGATAAACCAAACGCCAGAGATTTAATTTGTACTGAGGGCAGAATTACTTTCGATAAGGTCAAATTTCATTACAAACCGTCTTCGCACGAGGCTTCGGCGTGTTCCGGAACGGATCCGCTTTTTCAAAACAAATCTATTGAGATCCCGGCAGGACAAAAAGTAGGTCTGGTTGGCTATTCAGGCGGTGGGAAATCCACATTCGTCAATTTAATCCTGCGGCTTTACGATGTGACAGATGGGGCTATTTTGATTGATGGTCAGGATATTCGTGATGTTACTCAAGATAGTTTGAGAGAGAATATCGGTATGATTCCGCAAGACCCATCGCTATTTCATAGAAGTTTGATGGAAAACATACGGTATGGCCGTATTGATGCAACAGATGAGGACGTTATTGACGCGGCTAAAAAAGCCCATGCCCATGAATTTATCGAAAAATTGCCGCAAGGTTATGGTTCACTGGTTGGAGAACGAGGGGTTAAACTTTCGGGTGGACAACGCCAACGGATTGCTATTGCTCGTGCTATTTTAAAAAATGCGCCCATTCTTATCCTGGATGAGGCAACATCACAGCTAGATTCAGTTACGGAAAATCTAATCCAGCGGTCTTTATTGCAATTAATGAATAGTCATAACAAGGCTTTAGGTAAGGACGGAAAAACGACGCTCGTCATTGCCCACCGGTTGTCGACTCTTTTACATATGGATCGTATTTTGGTTTTTGATAAAGGAAAGATTGTGGAAGATGGCACTCACACCGAACTTCTTGGCCATGGCGGGCTTTATAGAAACCTGTGGGATGCACAAGTTGGTGGTTTTTTGGGGGATAAATTATGA
- a CDS encoding GNAT family N-acetyltransferase, which yields MKTLLDVQFTSSPDMADIDFLTEKINQETPDFDDAFGFAFFMRDDQNQIIAGCNGSVIFGSIYTDQLWVDPDFRKKGLGQKLMKAVHDYGQKLKCNSATVSTMSFQDAVIFYEKLGYIIDFERQGYTKNSSCLFLRKSL from the coding sequence ATGAAAACTTTACTTGATGTCCAATTTACATCATCTCCAGACATGGCAGATATTGATTTTCTAACAGAAAAAATCAACCAAGAAACACCTGACTTTGATGATGCTTTTGGTTTTGCATTCTTTATGCGGGATGATCAGAATCAAATTATTGCTGGTTGTAATGGGAGTGTGATTTTTGGCAGCATTTACACGGATCAATTATGGGTAGATCCTGATTTTCGGAAAAAAGGACTCGGTCAAAAATTGATGAAAGCCGTTCATGATTATGGGCAGAAATTGAAGTGTAATAGCGCAACTGTCTCAACAATGAGTTTTCAAGATGCTGTAATTTTTTATGAGAAGTTAGGATATATCATTGATTTTGAAAGACAGGGTTATACCAAAAACTCAAGCTGTTTATTTTTAAGGAAAAGCTTATGA
- a CDS encoding GNAT family N-acetyltransferase gives MKKKIEVVPYNPTWSKAFEEETSLLKQVLGDNCLAVHHVGSTSVPALSAKPKIDIIAVVKDGDVSIKPLEQHGYTYKGEWNIPCQYGFTKRSDYSVNLHVFEENHAEIDLNLMFRDYLRSHPQTRDDYARLKQDLLQDETSFIRENSRFPNYTLRKGDFIRDVLKKAGFNRLRIIKCNDQIEWGAAQYFRDTYFFGPHGIDDPYTWTFNHEEHGHVVLYQGTEIIGYAHIQFWQESRAAIRIIAVDEAYQNKGIGSHFLILIEKWLKKLGIKSVHAESRATSLGLYLKNGYTEMPFADPDGYESDSHDIPVGKML, from the coding sequence ATGAAAAAGAAAATCGAGGTTGTTCCTTATAACCCCACTTGGTCTAAGGCTTTTGAAGAAGAGACATCTCTTTTAAAACAAGTTCTGGGCGATAATTGTTTGGCCGTTCATCATGTTGGTTCAACATCTGTGCCAGCGTTGAGCGCTAAACCTAAGATTGATATTATTGCTGTCGTTAAAGATGGTGATGTATCGATCAAACCTCTTGAACAGCATGGTTATACTTATAAGGGAGAGTGGAATATCCCGTGCCAGTATGGCTTTACAAAACGCAGTGATTATAGTGTCAATTTGCATGTTTTTGAAGAGAACCACGCAGAGATTGATTTAAATCTGATGTTTAGGGATTATCTGCGATCCCATCCTCAAACACGTGATGATTATGCTCGTCTCAAGCAAGATCTTTTACAAGATGAGACATCATTTATCCGAGAGAATTCTCGTTTTCCCAACTATACGTTGCGTAAAGGGGATTTTATTCGGGATGTTTTAAAGAAAGCAGGTTTTAATCGATTGCGGATTATAAAATGTAATGACCAGATAGAGTGGGGAGCTGCTCAATATTTCCGTGATACTTACTTCTTTGGCCCTCATGGGATAGATGATCCTTATACGTGGACGTTTAATCATGAAGAACATGGGCATGTTGTCTTATATCAAGGGACAGAGATTATAGGATATGCGCATATCCAGTTTTGGCAAGAATCGCGGGCTGCCATAAGGATCATTGCTGTTGACGAGGCGTATCAGAACAAAGGTATAGGGAGCCATTTTTTAATATTAATTGAGAAATGGTTGAAAAAACTTGGTATTAAGAGTGTTCATGCCGAATCTCGAGCAACAAGCTTAGGACTTTACCTTAAAAACGGTTATACAGAAATGCCATTTGCTGATCCTGATGGATATGAATCTGATTCTCATGATATTCCTGTCGGTAAAATGTTGTGA
- a CDS encoding S8/S53 family peptidase — protein MSQFLFFCVVLFFQITFSYEGESAPSRLKRIAIIDTGFAVNHPKLDAVIDRSAGFYAVAPYDSHQNYADRLDEPLIASTGRSNFHGTHVSGIAAQYFGKFQGGVVRSIVPVKVSNESDRRLDFMYALNYVRSLSDIAVVNLSWGFGGRQHRKPIHKLIEKAMLDVMASGKIIVLSSGNTGNCYSSDSYTKSVISLAKKAKGRLIVVGAYSVHCEYGTSLAPFSAYADEKIAPYFITAPGDDISSYVPTSLQPDGDGICSGTSMAAPAVSGLIARIATDFPLLTVDEISQLVRESCDKIVGLNGDVLIKYGCGILDTDFTYRVCAYRYLQKWFHHKHEAEYLRFVRFRDHIGFVLSGMASNLQKNQWGIGCYLTMRYLNWLVAYSYYLMSYNQDLENKKVYLLKGFYYSAE, from the coding sequence ATGTCTCAATTTTTATTTTTTTGTGTCGTATTGTTCTTTCAGATTACTTTTTCTTATGAGGGGGAATCTGCTCCATCGAGACTCAAAAGAATAGCGATTATTGATACAGGTTTTGCAGTTAATCACCCGAAATTAGATGCTGTTATTGATCGGAGTGCGGGATTCTATGCAGTTGCTCCCTATGACAGTCATCAAAACTATGCCGATCGTTTAGATGAACCTTTAATCGCATCAACAGGTCGGTCTAACTTTCATGGGACCCATGTTTCTGGAATTGCCGCTCAATATTTCGGTAAATTTCAGGGGGGTGTTGTACGATCTATTGTTCCTGTAAAAGTTAGCAATGAGTCTGATCGTCGATTGGATTTTATGTATGCCTTAAATTATGTACGTAGTCTTTCAGATATCGCTGTTGTGAATTTGTCATGGGGTTTTGGGGGCAGGCAACATAGGAAGCCTATCCATAAACTCATTGAAAAAGCAATGTTAGACGTGATGGCTTCTGGTAAGATTATTGTATTGTCTTCTGGGAATACCGGGAACTGTTACTCGAGTGATTCCTATACAAAGAGTGTTATTAGCTTAGCAAAAAAAGCAAAGGGTAGGCTGATTGTCGTCGGGGCTTATAGTGTGCATTGTGAATATGGTACAAGTTTAGCACCATTTTCCGCGTATGCAGATGAAAAGATTGCTCCATACTTTATTACGGCTCCTGGAGATGATATTTCATCCTATGTCCCAACATCGCTGCAACCAGATGGGGATGGTATATGTTCGGGGACATCTATGGCGGCTCCGGCTGTATCTGGTCTTATCGCGAGAATTGCAACTGATTTTCCATTGCTAACTGTTGATGAAATTTCCCAACTCGTCAGGGAATCTTGTGATAAAATTGTGGGCCTCAATGGAGACGTTCTGATTAAATATGGATGCGGTATCTTAGACACGGATTTTACCTATCGAGTTTGTGCTTATCGATATTTACAAAAATGGTTTCATCATAAACATGAGGCTGAATATCTAAGGTTTGTCAGGTTTCGTGATCATATTGGTTTTGTCTTGTCCGGTATGGCGTCAAATCTTCAGAAAAATCAGTGGGGAATTGGTTGCTATTTAACTATGAGATATTTAAATTGGCTTGTGGCGTATAGTTATTATTTGATGTCTTATAATCAAGATTTAGAAAATAAAAAGGTGTATTTACTCAAGGGTTTTTATTATTCAGCAGAATGA